In one window of Clavelina lepadiformis chromosome 4, kaClaLepa1.1, whole genome shotgun sequence DNA:
- the LOC143452702 gene encoding GPI-anchor transamidase component PIGU-like, protein MLLYISLAVLLRAWLFAAPEFVSWLSSLPEVSTPLSSWHRVVEGISVLKQGGSIHEGDSYHGSTLLLIFMSRLQECSPLLLYLMFATCDIVTSLALLRFAEKFIRNELIDIYKPDNDISSQSKSIKLNESGMKDIPLLISLLYLFNPFTIATCVSKCTLIFSNMFLALFLNASLSGSVFSTTLFLALATYESLYPIVLLFAAALCYYKYQKTSWTIYTCMLLTTLCFLMWLSLLFVIAYLHDESLESIVSHYSFILRVPDQTPNVGVFWYFFTEVFDHFQSFFLCVFQLNVIVFSIPMSIKLRSHPVCLSFILIGIVAALKSYPSLGDAGLWLSILPLWSHTFKYLRMAIVTSIMLITTAIVCPVMWNLWIGARSANANFFFASSLAYTTAQVLILTDVLLAYLKWHYHLREGVCPKLETSNEKAMIRLLN, encoded by the exons ATGCTTTTGTATATTTCTCTTGCTGTTTTGCTGAGAGCATGGCTGTTTGCTGCTCCAGAATTTGTGTCCTGGCTTTCCAGTTTGCCTGAAGTTTCAACTCCATTGTCTTCATGGCATAGAG ttGTTGAAGGAATTTCAGTCCTTAAACAAGGTGGCTCCATTCACGAAGGTGATTCTTATCATGGG AGCACTCTGCTTTTGATATTTATGTCAAGGTTGCAAGAATGCTCACCACTTTTACTATACCTCATGTTTGCG ACATGCGACATAGTAACTTCACTGGCATTACTTCGCTTTGCTGAAAAGTTTATCCGAAATGAG TTGATTGATATTTACAAGCCTGATAATGATATCTCATCACAAAGCAAAAGCATCAAGCTAAATGAAAGTGGCATGAAAGATATTCCATTATTAATATCTTTGTT GTATCTTTTCAATCCTTTTACCATTGCAACTTGTGTTTCCAAATGTACGCTGATTTTCAGTAATATGTTCCTTGCTTTGTTCCTTAATGCTTCGCTATCTGGAAGTGTTTTTTCTACGACATTATTTCTGGCTCTGGCAACTTACGAATCACTTTATCCCATTGTCTTATTGTTTGCAGCTGCTCTGTGCTATTATAAGTATCAG AAAACATCATGGACCATCTACACCTGTATGCTTCTGACAACTTTGTGTTTTCTCATGTGGCTGTCTTTGCTGTTTGTGATCGCATATTTGCACGATGAGTCACTGGAGTCAATTGTTTCACATTATTCCTTTAT ATTACGTGTGCCTGACCAAACTCCAAATGTTGGGGTGTTTTGGTACTTTTTCACCGAGGTCTTCGACCattttcaatctttttttctttgcgtGTTTCAATTAAACGTAATCGTCTTCAGTATCCCAATGTCTATTAAGCTTAG GTCGCATCCAGTTTGTTTGAGCTTTATTCTGATCGGAATCGTGGCTGCTTTGAAAAGTTATCCGAGCTTGGGTGATGCTGGTCTTTGGTTATCAATTCTTCCGCTGTGGTCACATACTTTTAAAT ATCTACGAATGGCCATTGTGACATCAATTATGCTGATAACAACAGCCATTGTATGCCCAGTCATGTGGAATCTGTGGATTGGTGCTCGTTCAGCCAAtgctaatttcttttttgcttcATCTCTTGCTTACACAACTGCCCAG
- the LOC143452706 gene encoding fascin-like, protein MGELSEALQFTFGLINSSKKYLTAETFGFKIAASGSSLKKKQTWSLEQQTDGSSVYFKSFLGRYLGADKNGNVSCDAETPGDENAFQVEATTDGRWAIKSSKYGRYFGGSGDNLSCFEQSVSPAYLWMVHLAMHPQVNIYNIRRKCYANNTDDAVHMTKRTPWGVDTLITLVFKDKGYALVTSNNMYLASDGSLEKTCSDKTLFTIEFYAGKIAFKSKSDSKYLSPNGPKGALHGRKDTPGKDEHFTLVDSHPQITLFSKTKKKFVSGKQGLQLSANQWEAEENETFQMEMDAKSNSVYLHNDKDKYWRLNGQSISADVSDNKSPETQFEIEWHGRFIRLKASNGKYVSVLPSGHLAVSDEAEDFVFRLTNRPLIVFRGENGFIGCKGEKLEGNRASYDIFHMEENEGAYALKAPSGTYWAIDGDKKVAANSAEPQYFVIELVKGSKIALKSENGGGYITSDHVGIMKADGSAINKSTLWEY, encoded by the exons ATGGGTGAACTGAGTGAAGCCTTGCAATTCACTTTTGGTTTGATAAACTCCAGCAAAAAGTATCTTACGGCCGAAACCTTTGGCTTTAAAATCGCTGCCAGCGGTTCAAGtctaaaaaagaaacaaacttgGAGTCTGGAGCAGCAAACAGACGGTTCAAGTGTATACTTCAAG AGTTTTCTCGGGAGATACTTGGGAGCCGATAAAAATGGAAATGTCAGTTGTGACGCGGAAACGCCAGGAGACGAAAACGCGTTTCAAGTCGAGGCTACCACTGACGGACGCTGGGCgataaaaagttcaaaatacggGCGGTATTTTGGCGGTAGCGGTGACAATCTCTCTTGCTTCGAACAAAGCGTATCCCCGGCTTACCTATGGATGGTCCACTTGGCAATGCATCCGCAG GTGAATATTTACAACATTCGCCGAAAATGCTACGCGAACAACACCGACGACGCAGTACATATGACGAAACGCACCCCTTGGGGCGTGGATACCCTGATCACCCTCGTCTTCAAGGACAAGGGGTACGCTCTTGTCACATCCAACAACATGTATTTGGCGTCTGATGGGTCCCTGGAAAAAACATGCAGCGACAAGACATTGTTCACTATCGAGTTTTACGCCGGAAAGATTGCGTTTAAGTCAAAATCCGACTCAAA aTATTTATCGCCGAATGGTCCAAAAGGCGCACTACACGGGAGAAAAGACACCCCGGGAAAAGACGAGCATTTTACTTTAGTTGACTCCCATCCACAAATCACCCTCTTCTCcaagacaaagaaaaaattcgTGTCCGGAAAACAAG GGCTTCAGCTCTCCGCCAACCAATGGGAAGCGGAGGAAAACGAAACCTTTCAAATGGAAATGGACGCCAAATCAAACTCGGTGTACCTTCATAACGACAAAGACAAGTACTGGAGGTTAAATGGACAGAGTATCAGCGCGGATGTCTCTGACAACAA GTCTCCAGAAACTCAATTCGAAATTGAGTGGCACGGCAGATTCATTCGCCTGAAAGCGTCCAACGGAAAGTATGTCAGTGTGTTGCCGTCAGGACATCTTGCCGTATCAGATGAGGCAGAGGATTTCGTGTTCAGATTAACAAACAG GCCCTTGATCGTTTTCCGCGGCGAAAACGGCTTCATTGGATGCAAAGGTGAAAAACTGGAAGGAAACAGAGCCAGCTACGACATCTTTCACATGGAAGAAAATGAAGGAGCATACGCCCTGAAAG CACCTAGCGGTACGTACTGGGCTATTGATGGTGATAAGAAGGTGGCAGCAAACAGCGCAGAACCCCAGTACTTTGTTATTGAGCTCGTCAAAGGTAGCAAGATAGCCCTGAAATCTGAGAATGGAGGCGGCTACATCACCAGTGACCATGTCGGCATCATGAAAGCAGATGGAAGTGCAATTAACAAGTCCACACTCTGGGAATACTGA